The following coding sequences lie in one Candidatus Nitrospira allomarina genomic window:
- a CDS encoding MDR/zinc-dependent alcohol dehydrogenase-like family protein has translation MRGLVLHQKLHLQTDLPLPPRPHGEARIRVIQAGICSTDIQLLKGYMAFQGVLGHEFVGIVDEAPDKELIGKRVVGEINAACRTCETCANGHPTHCPHRTTLGIQGRDGAFADYLTLPVENLFVVPDSISDDQAVFIEPLAAACEIPQLISIKPTDRVVVIGDGKLGILCAQILGLSGCAVTLLGRHSDQDTWLTHMGIKVTSHPADISPGADIIVEATGSPGGFSTAMQLIRPRGTLVLKSTYHGNLSLNMAALVIQEISLIGSRCGPFPPAIRLLESNYIRVDPLIHARYALLDGVRAMEKASQSGVRKVILHMT, from the coding sequence ATCCAAGCTGGAATCTGCTCGACCGATATTCAGCTACTCAAAGGCTATATGGCCTTTCAAGGTGTCTTGGGGCATGAATTTGTTGGGATAGTCGATGAGGCCCCCGATAAAGAATTGATTGGAAAGCGGGTCGTCGGAGAGATCAATGCCGCCTGTCGCACTTGTGAAACCTGTGCCAACGGCCATCCCACGCATTGCCCTCATCGCACCACATTAGGCATCCAGGGTCGGGATGGGGCCTTTGCGGATTATCTTACTCTGCCAGTTGAAAATCTTTTTGTCGTGCCTGACTCCATTTCCGATGATCAGGCCGTCTTTATTGAACCCTTAGCCGCCGCCTGTGAAATTCCCCAATTAATCTCGATCAAGCCAACAGATCGGGTGGTCGTCATCGGAGATGGCAAGTTGGGAATACTGTGCGCACAAATTCTTGGGCTTTCAGGATGTGCCGTGACCCTATTGGGCCGTCATTCGGACCAGGACACCTGGCTCACCCACATGGGCATCAAGGTGACCTCGCACCCGGCTGATATTTCTCCAGGCGCAGATATCATTGTGGAAGCCACCGGAAGCCCAGGAGGGTTTTCCACGGCCATGCAACTAATTCGACCCAGAGGTACACTTGTGCTCAAATCCACGTATCATGGAAACCTGTCTTTAAATATGGCGGCTTTGGTCATTCAGGAAATATCCTTAATTGGATCTCGTTGCGGCCCTTTCCCTCCGGCCATCCGCCTATTAGAATCGAACTACATCCGGGTCGACCCCCTTATCCATGCTCGCTATGCACTGCTGGATGGCGTTCGGGCCATGGAAAAAGCCTCACAGAGTGGGGTTCGCAAAGTGATACTCCATATGACGTAA
- a CDS encoding cytochrome-c peroxidase, whose product MSSLQIFIISCMLGLVSSVHAKELVPILPIDNPSDARTHGLEDLRKAKRDIRGPNLNEFLNPGSAARKALLQLGKIAFWDQQFGSGGRAGEPGQACASCHFHAGADSRSRNAVNPNLTRVRDMNEGEIIGFHNAAGDPDTTFQTRQPNQTLRFSDFPFVRVLNDVTNPANSNDVASSQGVLRSEFRRAIPANPHDQCRDFDDPVFQAGNGGKVRRVEPRHTPTVVNAFLTSFFSFWDGRANSFFNGNNPFGVQDPSARILEFNGRGIIKKRIDIPFSSLASQAAGPPLSDFEMSCGVPEMENARSWPEVGKRLFRKRNGEFLVPLGQQVVALDDSVLSDISNFPNPGVRKTYQDLIREAFKEKFWRAPGFRVIYTDADVQIIQPARPLVRLAPAGVPAVGRETEDEEGVNEVTPDTENEEPLTREPRSQRFRLIEANASLFLPLAIQAYEQTLISDDTWFDRWMRTGTFNEGFGEPELRGLNVFVDKGRCINCHGGPEFTNASVRNAQAKNNGLPNNLIEPMIMGDNKHAIYDNGFYNIGVTPTFQDISRGGKGPLGTPLSSSRQRLFQEQGIMKIPFRILGGDRIPAVSEDGESVCETRNRNGICDFREPLLPSFQRVAVDGAFKTPGLRMVDLTGPYFHNGAAATLKQVVEFYDNGGNFCQPNLRDLDPDIQSLELTDPEKRQLVRFLVSLNDETVVYEQKPFDHPSLTIADNGRRNGDVIEIPAVGSGGRSPLGLSPLGSFLGINQQNVGNAPVDAVCSPNVRK is encoded by the coding sequence ATGTCGAGCCTACAAATATTTATTATATCGTGTATGTTGGGGCTGGTTTCCAGTGTTCATGCCAAGGAACTGGTGCCCATCTTACCAATTGACAATCCTAGTGATGCTCGGACCCATGGTTTGGAAGATTTAAGAAAAGCTAAAAGGGATATTCGCGGACCAAACTTGAATGAGTTTTTGAATCCAGGTTCTGCCGCCCGAAAAGCCCTGTTGCAACTTGGCAAAATCGCCTTCTGGGATCAACAATTTGGATCCGGGGGAAGAGCCGGAGAGCCCGGTCAAGCTTGTGCCAGTTGCCATTTCCATGCTGGAGCGGATTCTCGGAGTCGCAATGCCGTTAATCCGAACCTTACGAGAGTTCGGGATATGAATGAGGGCGAAATAATTGGTTTTCACAATGCTGCAGGTGATCCCGACACCACATTTCAAACCCGGCAACCTAATCAGACCTTGAGATTTTCTGACTTTCCGTTCGTTCGAGTTCTCAATGACGTGACGAATCCGGCTAATAGCAATGATGTGGCTTCCTCCCAAGGTGTGCTCCGCTCGGAATTTCGGCGGGCAATACCTGCCAATCCCCATGATCAATGCAGGGACTTCGATGATCCGGTATTCCAGGCTGGCAATGGTGGAAAGGTGAGGCGAGTCGAACCAAGGCATACCCCAACGGTGGTGAATGCCTTCCTCACGTCTTTTTTCTCGTTTTGGGATGGTCGCGCCAATTCATTCTTTAATGGGAATAATCCGTTTGGGGTGCAGGATCCCTCAGCCAGGATCTTGGAATTTAACGGTAGGGGCATTATCAAAAAACGAATAGATATTCCGTTCTCCAGCTTGGCTAGTCAGGCGGCCGGTCCACCATTATCAGATTTTGAGATGTCGTGTGGAGTGCCCGAAATGGAGAACGCACGTAGTTGGCCTGAGGTGGGGAAAAGGTTATTCCGGAAACGGAATGGTGAGTTCCTGGTTCCTTTGGGACAGCAGGTTGTGGCTCTTGACGATAGCGTGCTCTCAGATATCTCCAACTTTCCCAACCCTGGAGTCCGCAAAACCTACCAGGATCTAATTCGAGAAGCATTTAAGGAGAAATTCTGGCGTGCTCCCGGATTCAGAGTGATCTATACCGACGCCGACGTTCAAATCATTCAGCCGGCTCGCCCCTTGGTCCGGCTCGCTCCAGCTGGGGTGCCTGCTGTCGGAAGGGAAACGGAAGATGAGGAAGGGGTCAATGAAGTGACACCTGACACGGAGAATGAAGAACCACTTACGAGGGAACCTCGAAGTCAGCGGTTCAGACTCATCGAGGCGAATGCTTCACTGTTTCTTCCTTTGGCTATCCAGGCCTATGAACAAACATTGATTTCTGACGACACGTGGTTCGATCGTTGGATGCGCACGGGAACATTCAATGAAGGGTTCGGGGAGCCGGAGCTTCGCGGCCTGAATGTATTTGTTGATAAAGGGCGATGCATAAATTGCCACGGTGGACCTGAATTCACCAATGCCTCCGTGCGCAATGCGCAGGCAAAGAATAATGGTCTGCCAAATAACCTGATCGAACCCATGATCATGGGTGACAATAAACATGCCATCTATGACAACGGGTTTTACAACATTGGCGTCACACCGACGTTCCAAGATATCAGTCGGGGTGGCAAAGGTCCGTTGGGAACTCCCTTGTCCTCTTCCCGTCAACGATTATTTCAGGAGCAGGGTATTATGAAAATTCCTTTTCGTATTCTTGGGGGCGATAGAATTCCAGCTGTCAGCGAGGACGGAGAAAGTGTATGCGAGACTCGAAACCGGAATGGAATCTGTGATTTTAGAGAACCCCTGCTCCCATCCTTCCAAAGAGTCGCGGTTGATGGGGCGTTTAAAACTCCGGGACTGCGAATGGTTGATTTGACTGGGCCTTACTTTCATAATGGTGCGGCAGCCACGCTCAAGCAAGTCGTGGAGTTCTATGATAATGGAGGAAATTTTTGCCAACCCAACTTGCGTGATCTTGATCCGGATATTCAATCCTTGGAATTAACCGATCCAGAAAAACGGCAACTCGTGAGATTTTTAGTTTCCCTTAACGATGAAACGGTTGTCTATGAACAGAAACCGTTTGATCATCCCAGTTTAACTATTGCCGATAATGGTCGGAGAAATGGCGACGTAATCGAGATTCCGGCTGTTGGATCAGGGGGACGAAGCCCATTAGGTTTATCACCTCTTGGATCGTTCTTGGGTATAAATCAACAAAATGTAGGAAACGCACCTGTCGACGCCGTGTGTTCTCCTAATGTGCGGAAGTAA
- a CDS encoding formylglycine-generating enzyme family protein, giving the protein MLKKQYQLAQRQKRWIKRAGLMGVIIILLGGFGTWLAGENKAFKMAILRVVAPVVSIHLDPEMVSIPAGTFQQGDSWEESTSSELPLREVHIKKFALGRFEVTFEEYDRFAISTGRPLPGDEGWGREKHPVINVSWKDAVDYARWLSQETGHRYRLPTESEWEYAARNMGKGEIWAGTSEQEQLSAYAWFNTNSNGRTQPVGTQQPNGLGLHDLSGNVWEWVQDCWHDDYQHAPTNGSAWLEANDGMCGTRVRRGGGWTNAPMSLRSSFRNGYSADSRSIQIGFRLAQDVT; this is encoded by the coding sequence ATGCTGAAAAAACAGTATCAACTTGCACAGCGACAGAAACGATGGATAAAACGAGCAGGGCTCATGGGGGTCATTATTATTCTATTGGGTGGGTTTGGCACTTGGTTGGCAGGGGAGAATAAGGCTTTTAAAATGGCCATCCTAAGAGTCGTCGCTCCGGTAGTGAGCATCCATCTGGATCCCGAAATGGTTTCAATACCTGCCGGGACATTTCAACAGGGAGATAGCTGGGAAGAGAGTACGTCAAGCGAACTCCCGTTACGAGAGGTCCACATCAAAAAATTTGCTCTGGGGCGATTTGAGGTCACCTTCGAAGAATATGACCGGTTCGCCATATCGACGGGTCGGCCGCTTCCGGGAGATGAGGGATGGGGACGCGAAAAGCATCCGGTCATCAATGTCTCCTGGAAAGATGCCGTGGACTATGCAAGGTGGTTATCCCAGGAAACCGGTCATCGCTATCGACTTCCCACAGAGTCTGAGTGGGAATATGCAGCCAGAAATATGGGAAAAGGCGAAATTTGGGCGGGAACCTCAGAACAGGAACAGCTTTCGGCATATGCCTGGTTCAACACAAACAGCAATGGAAGAACTCAACCGGTTGGAACCCAACAACCCAACGGCCTCGGCCTTCATGACCTGAGCGGGAATGTTTGGGAGTGGGTCCAGGATTGCTGGCACGACGATTATCAGCATGCCCCGACAAATGGGTCGGCTTGGCTAGAGGCGAATGACGGAATGTGCGGCACACGGGTGAGGCGAGGTGGTGGCTGGACTAACGCTCCAATGTCTTTGCGTTCTTCGTTTCGTAATGGGTACAGCGCCGACTCGCGGAGCATCCAAATTGGATTTCGCCTCGCGCAGGACGTCACGTAG